AAAACTGTGCTAAAActatcatttttaaacaattcatCTTCACCCAATCATCATCTATTTTTATAATTGGAGTTTTGACTAACAGACTATGACTGACTAGGAACATAAGCAAACACCACATTGTTTATTCCTGATTTTGCTCTGATTGGGGGTGAGAACTGCAACAGTAATTATTCTGCCTTTATGCAACAAAGGGTCAAACAACAGAAACCAGACCATAGAACGAAGGAGATTTTTCCTCCTATGGATGCCAACAACATACATGGCCAACATAATATGCTGATTTAAAATAGTTATAAGCAGCAAAGAGATATTTTAGATACTTTTTACAtagacaaaaatctaaaaaaaaatccaactctACCTTGGAAATTCCTCGCTGTCAATCAAAGCAGtgtcttcctctctgtctgtgaaGGATCTGAAGGAGCCATCGCTGAGTGGAAGCAGCTGAAGACCCTCGAGCTCTTCGTATTTTCCATCACCCAAAACGTACTCCAAAAGAcaaagtttgtcatttttagcgATGTCATGCACGCCGTTCCTGTGGAGAATGCGCCTGACTAATGTTGGAGTCACATGTTTTAGGGTGGCGAAGTGTGGATAAGCCTCATGTATAGCTCTTGCAACGCTGACTGGTAAAGTCACAAGATTTTCTCCACAGGAAACCAGAGTCCTTTTGATGGCAGACAATATGTCAGTGCTTGTCGGGCCATTGCAGGGGAACACAGCTTCCGATGGAGGGATAAACTTTGTTTCATCTTTGGCGAGAGAGAGAAGAGCCACATTTTGTCTGAATAAGTGCTGAAGAACATCCAGAGCCACAGCATACCATTTGTCTTTGTGCTGTACCTGGGCGATGTCTGGCCACAGATCATACACAGAAGAGACGGCGAGATGAGATTCTTGGGCAAGTTTGATGGCATCTTGAATGATCATGACGTACGCTTGTGGTAGCACCTCCTTCATCAACAGTTCATTCCACAAAGCATGTTCATCATGTTTCTGGTCCTCTTCTTGCCACTTGATGTGTCTTCTGTTGTCTGTGAGGCCAAAGCAAGCGTTGACATACACTGGGAGTCCTGTCTTGTTGGATTCATTGTTTGGGAGGGGGAGAAAGCAGCTCAATCTACTGTCACTactgtctctcttctctccaCAAGGGAATGCCAAGTCAACCTGAGGTAAAAAGCTCAACTTTTTTGCGAGGACATCAAGATCCTCTATGTTCCCTTCTTTCATTGTACATGTCGTCAGGAGCCACTTGGTTGCTTTGTGGCTTTCTGAACTGAGAGTTATCAGTTTGAACCTTGTTGAACCCTCCACGATTGACTCATCTTCTGTCTCCAAAACAACTTCTGTGGGGACTGAGGATTTCACTTCAAGTCTGGTGTTAATAGCACCATCGACATTTATGTGTATCAAGGACACAGAGGTCACATTTTTCAAGAAAAGGAGACTCAAGTCTGCATCAGCAATGAAACTATCAAAAAGCTCAACCACCTTATTGGAGTCGTAAAGGTTATCTGAAATTTCTGATGCCTCATTGCGTAGAGGGAATCTGAAAATCGTCCCTTCAAAGTGCTGATCCTCCAGAACAACTTTCGACCATTCCTGCCTGCTCACAAGTGAAACTATATCTCGAAAGGGCTGGAACTGATCATGCATATTCATCAAAGCTTCTTGGTGTTCAGCATCATCCAAAGACCATCGAAACCCTCCACTTCTTTCtccaaatattttttcttgagGGTCCATCACGCCAAGGTGCCCTGAACTGAATATGCTTGGCACATCTGTGAATAAAGTAAAGCAGATATTGTCCCATGAATTAACTACGTCCTTTAGGAATAcctcttaaccctctgaaacccaaaacccaccagtggggctaaaataacaacatttatcaaagGTAGAAACTGTAAGAACAGAAAGGACATtatactgcagagaaaaatgagcccacagtgagtaaaaatgtgacaggagcaaaaaccgCCCACAAACTTATTGGGGTTCAGAGAGATAAAGTCAGACTATAAGGTACATGAGTGATAAGTATACATAATTTTACCTGTTGTGTGGTAGATAGAGTTGAAGCCGATTCCGAATCTCCCGACTTTGTTTGGGTCGTTGCGCTTGACGCTCCGTCCTGCCCTCTGAATTCCTTCCCAGTCATCTTCAGTGAATGCTGCATTGTTGTAGGCATAGAGAGCAGGACCTttgcaaaatcaaaaaaaagaaCGTAAGTTAATGTGTTGTTTATTCAATCATTAATTCTCTACAACTGCTTGTTTTGAAATCTATGTCAGCATGCCCTGAGCaagataaaaatgcagaattgtAAACAAACAATCAGCAGACACAAGGCAGTTTCTTCCAGATTATCTTAACGTGCGGTGCTGACTAAAGAGGAGTACTTTCAAGAATATATCATAAAATGTTCGGGTTGTCTGGTAAACATGGTGACCACAGTCAAAAGTATAATATACAACTGAGACCACCGAGTACACCTGTGCTTTCCAATTGGTCATGAAATGACCAGTAAACATCAGAAATATAATTTTGGATCAATAAATTAaatctatctgcatgtctgcatcatggttcCAGGTGAAAAAGAATTGCTAGCAACCAATCAGTCGAAACACAGTAGTGATGAAGTGTAAACTAAGTTACAAATCAAGGCCAGAGTCTATGACTTGACCATTTTCAAACGtctaaaaagtttctttaaagatcttcaaaaaatcaccaagagaagtcagcattcggagagcagcaggatttatttgtcGACAAAAAATCCAGGAGTAATTCTTAGCAGTGAGTAACACCCCAAGAAGAactgaagatactgagctgtgcaccgTCTTTATGCTGTGagcgttggtcatttttccacgccTATAGGGCGTATGATAGGAGTGGCAGTTTTGACAACATTATACTTTCCTCAATCTACTGGTCAGATCATGATGTCAGGTTATCACATTTCACCCCTAGATCTCACTTTACAGAAGACATGTGCATTACAttatcattaggtcatcttttacagagaatatgcccagacatgttcagattttttgctccacatcttaccattattattttgtgatagaTTTCACACATATTATTCCAATATATGTTAAAAGTTATAATACCTTAAGTTTacattatgttttgagtacaTATGTTTTACTTCTGGTCTTCAGTCTAATAGCATTTGACATAATTATATCACCTCTTACTTTTAGCACATCgtacccaaaaaatattacactataTTAGCAGCAGTGATTTAGGAGGTATAGAAAGATCCATggcaccactaatcagagctgcattGGTCTTCCTCCTAAAATGAAGCCACTGACAGTGCACTACTTGCACAATCTACCTCTGTAAAACAGACCAGCAAATGTTTCAAACAAGAAACAGTGGTTATCAGTAGAAACtggagtttctgtgacagctcagactgTGTGAACAATATTCCATAAAATTTTCATCTAACGACagcatccaagaaaaaaaaaacaccctcgCTTGCTcttcctcaaaaactgcctgatGACATTTTCACTAAAGGATATGGATAGAAGCCTGATTAATACTGACAACACATTCTTTAATCAGATGACACCAAAGTAAATGGTCTCATTgtttggctcagatggagtTGACGATATTTGTATGGCCAtggccaggactaccacagtgcaAGTATAGCCCTGattgtgaagcatggaggtgggagtgtgaagATATGGGACTACGTAAGTAAAAGGTGCCATCTCCCCACATGATGTGACAGGATCAATAATAAAGGTGGACATGAAAGATATAAAGCATCTCAGTTATGAAAGATGTACTAACATTAGCTTGATTGAGTTTCAACTGTGCAATTTGTATGTTTGGAATGtaaactgttagtttttaaatgtacataagAGCAATTACCCTTCTGTTTAACTTTGAAATATTGCCATTACTGTAAGTTCATGCAATGTAGAAACGATTTTTCCTTTACATGATTTTGCACACTTCTACTGCATGTTGCTTGTCGCAAATCTGCCCATTGTTATTCAATGTCCATCACAAATACCTTGGTATTTTCCCAGTTCATCAGTCCAGAGGCTCTCAGTCCCATAGCTTCTCTCATCATGGATGAAAACCACGTCTGTGGCTTGAGCATCATCTGCATTTTGAATTAGCTCCTGAAGACAAATGAGGACAATAACAATTAATAGAGCAAAAGCAGAACAGACCTTATCCACTTACCTCTACGCAAATATGAACAGGGAATCAACAGACCAttctcacagcagacattttgactttttgaagCAGTGAACAGTGGAActtttaacataaaaaatggCTTGCAACCATAATTAATTTCAGAAAGGAAGTTTTTGAAACAATAAACTGTACTGGTTTCTAAGATAAATAAGCATGAATGTGTATCTGAAtagtaatatttatttttacgtTGCAATATAAAGAATTTGCCTCATCTGTCTTGACTTAGAAACACTTCTGTTCTAAACAGTTCTACAGTTctaaacatcaaaactatgaatttgTCTCTAAAGTAGGGTATGAGATGCTGCCTTCAGGACAGAATGCTCAGCGAGAACTGAAGAAGGCAATCAGGGAAACTAAGTGCAAATATAAGCCGAGCACTGAGGGGTACGCAGAAAACAATAATCCCATTTATGTACATATATGTGAATAAAAGAGGAACACCTCACAGATCAGCAATGTCGCTACACTTTCTGATGGCCAAACCAGTTCTTGGAATGCTTTTAACAACAGCTTGCCAAAGAGGAAAATGTACTTGCATGCTCCAAAATGCAAGCAGGTGATCCACTCTACTGAAAGTAGACGTCACCAAAGCAGCATGAACAGACAGGGGGTCAGGCTGCATACTGAAATCACATGTTTACCAACTAGACACCAGCATCTTTAACCTCTCTCTACGACAAGATGTAGTTCCCCACTTCTCTTAAATCCACCACTGTCCTCAACAACAGGCAGAAAATGTCAGATTGGGCAACCATATGTCCTCAATCCTCGCTTTGAACGCAGCTATACTGCAGGACCTCTTCACTATCTTCACACAAGACTGCACTCCAATTCACTCCACCAACACTTTACAGCAGGGAGGTTTGCTGTTGACACCATTACAGTGGGTCTGATACATGACAGTGAGGTGTCACACCGCAGACAGGAGGTCAAACATCTGGCTGAGTGGTGTGGGGACAATAATCTTGTCACCCCTCTCTGCTGACAACCACAGAGGACGAACTTGATCCAGGtgataaaaatggcaaaaaaggtTGAAGAAACTGATGCTtcagtgaaataatgaaacagCGTACGTAAGTCATGTATGCAAGAAGACCAGCAACATCACTAGGGAATAAACCCACCCAAGTCACAGTCTTGTTGCCATTAGGGGAAAAgataaaaagacattaaaactcAATTTAAGAAACTAAAGAACAGCGTCTTCCCCAGAGCTGCCGCCTCCATCATCCCTTCTTCAACACACAAACCTACACACACATCCTCTCATAGCTTATAAAGACTGCAGATATAACCAAGTTAGTCTTTTCCATCCACTCCCTGACTCTACTGCTGTGAACACACCCGTAcactttattacattattgtcTTGCATTTATCTTGCTTTAATTTTATAGAATTTGCAGCATTTACCTCAATCCCCTGCACTATTTGTATCGTTAGATTGATTTATTCATCTATCTTACTTCTTTGACTCTTAATTATTTTTGCTGGATTCCGAGTTATCTAACATAATTTCACTGAATACTTACAGTGACACTTTAAGTGTTGTATGCCTTATGATATGCTCATTTTTATTCTACTCTATGGTAATACTGAAGACAGGTATAGACGCAATACAGGTCAGTTGACCTGTATTGCattaaatttctaatattttgccTCCCTCACTGGCATAAACAGTTGCACCTAATAAACTGGCAACTCAGTGCCCTTCAAACGCAAGAGAGCACCAGTGTGTAAGACACTGATATTTTGTAACATGACTCACCATCACTGTGCCATAGCTAGCTTACAGGGATATTTGAAGAACTATTAATTATTACTTCATCAAAAATCTGCTCAATGTCTGTTGTAATCTTGTTTGCATTGTTACAGGAACAATTTTGCACCAGTATTGCTAAAAGCACATTTAATCATTTCTGCTTTCCCTTGTAGGGCccattctgtttttattatgcCATCAAAGGGATGGataatacagaagaaaaaaaatcatattgtgttgtttttttttttgtttttttttaacagattatgTGATTATGACATGAGTTTTAACAGGGAGGATAATTTTGACACTGATCCAAATGATTGTGTAACTTTTAGCAAGAACATTTCCTTGCATTTAGAAAATATGATTTGTAGATATCTGTAGCACCACAACCCTTCATGTTACCTTTagcaaaacatttcaacatttcCTGTGATTTGGATATTGCACCTAGATATAATTCGATTTCAGTAATATTTCGACAAAATGTTCCCTTATATATACAACAATAATGTCATCACAGATGTGTATCACTGgcaattaaatatttcataaagTAATCGTTACAAGAAGTATTTCGGCAATACACCAACCTTCAAAATTTGTCCACCATCTGGATATCGACGCAGAATATCTTTCAGGTAGTCAATGAAGGGCGGTGCTGTGGCCCCAAAGGAAGACctggacaaaaacacacaatggatGAGTAAGAATCTACACAGTCAGTCCTCCTCACACAATGAGTGTAGAACAACTAGGAGGAGAGTCATCTTAGACCAGCACACGTATTACTGAATTTATATGCCGAAACACGAAGTGCTTTCTTTGACATTAGGTATTACCTGGTGATGAACATAATGTTGACAAGTATATTGTATAATACAGAGAATTTAAAAAGGGGTACTGCTAATAACATGTGAAATTCATATAAGTATGAATTTTAAACTATATAATTATTAATTGATAATTAGCAACAGGCAAATGACTACAAACAGTTGAATTCCTGTGTAAATATTAGTGCATGTGTACTTCAAGGCTTAAAACACTCTTCTGCATAGAAGCCTGTAAGTGTTAATTATCTTCTATAATTATTAGATATTCTGTCATCACATGCACAGAATTAACAGTTAAATAATTATACACCAACACAGCAAGTGCCCTCACTCAACATAATAGTTTAAATATGAGCTCAAGTTTTGTAAACTACACAAGTGGTTTCTTTCCATGCATATATTTACGTGTGGAAAAGGATTCACCAGCGTCCATTTATAAACCCAAATCTACAGTGTCTCCCATCatgtaaagttattttcatgtctTCTTGACTTGTGGTGCTCACATGAGAGACTTAATTCACATATCAGTGCTATGACAGCAACATGACACCAATGCTAGATAACAGGACATCTTTGTGGCTTTGAAAATGACAGCGTTCAATTAAACTCaggaaataaattcaaaataagttgATTTTTGAAGAAGGAATGATCACATAGTTGGACCTTAAAGCCAGACGAAGCATACAAATGTAAGAAAAGCAAATTTCCATTCAAAATTCTTGTCATTTGGTGACGATATGAAAAATAGCAAGCATTCACATACATGACAACATGGTTCCTTTAAAGATGATTTGTGCTACTTACTATGGTCAAAAACTACATATCTGCAGTTGAaacttttgtccaaaaaaaaaggcaaagcaTTAGCAGACGTGCAAACATGCAgacataaataatcaaagaaatctaAGCAGCAGGTTGGCATGATGTTAGAGGTCTCTGAAGAAATCAGTGTCAGTGAATCAGATTTTGCTTCACTACATGTTTCTTCATTGCCCTCAAAATTAAAATTTGCCTCTTTCCGTAAATGAGTCAgcacatgaaagcaaaaacaggaagaagtgTAACTTACCgagcctttttctttgtcttctgacTCATTTTTCCTGGGTTGGTTGCTGTAAGAAAGTCAGAATATTGTGACAAAGCCTATTGGTAACCAAACTCACAtgaaatcaaataataattatagTTAACATGGTTGAATATCTGTGTAGTGCTTTGACCCCGTTTGGGCGGGAGATACTGTCATTTGGCACCAGAGATAAATGGATGTTAAAGAAATAAGACTCTGGATGGGTGTAGGTGAGACAAAAGGAATGAATGAAAcaagcaacaagaaaaaaaaaaccagtaaactaaaatattcaactaaaataacttaagGCTCAAGGGTTATTAATACAACAAGCTGCTGCCTgatctctccctctcctcactCATTGACCTTGTGTTTCATCCGCCTCACCTTCAGGAAACCTACCACCTGCCTAGGTAAGGGAGGGGTAAGCAACGTAAAACATCTaactaaatgttaaaaattaccAGCGCTACCACTTGGTTCTTACTGCACACACCTGATATATGGGCACatataagtatatatatatatatatatatatatatatatatatatatatatatatatatatatatatatatatatatatatatatatatgcagttgagtgacaaattaaaggaaaaatcacCATAAAGTGCCTCAGTAAGTCACTACCACAACATCTTCAATGTATCTTGACATTGATTCTCCAAGAATCTGGAACTCTGCTGGAGGGACGGAGCTCATTTGGTGCTTTGGTACATATTTaccaaaccattcagtgaccccttgGTGCCCTATTTATGTGGGAGCTGTCATCCTGGCAGAAGCCGCTATCaccaggatagaaatgtttcattgtagGATAAAGACAATCACTCAGAACAGCTTCGAACTGATTTGCAGTGTTACTGAActcttaacccttagatgcatgactgattggaccctacactcttctaTAAGTGGGTAaaaaaatgacccgtataagaatcaatgtgtttttatgcaatttttgccattttggttaagaataataatttgtattattgtttgtattatatttttgtcaatacaagaatgatttcatgtttggaatatgtttatttttccttttctaacagattttgaacattttgacaatTGAAAAACaggaatattacacagaacagcagtagaagaatgtcaacatccatttgacatttttccagtcttttcCTCTGGATGTTGCTACTCTCCGTCTCTATAAATTTGCACACTGCATCACCTCTAGTATGATATTATCAGGGATAAAGAgattggggtagtaatacaaatgtTACAATTTCTTCAAAAGTATTAAAggcaacttaaaaatttaaatggaatgacatcagaaacatgttttttgaggaatagctagaatatgaaatgacaaaaacttttcattacaaagatattgcaagaaaacgacctcactggatcatttttgacccacatgCATCTAAGGGTCAAGGGTGGAGCCAAATCATGCCAGCAAAATGATCCACACAGCATAACAGAGCTTCTGTATCTAATCACTGTATGAGTCAAtggttcaggtttttcctttaatttgttacCCGTCTGCCTCCTTCCCTGCCTCTCCTAGTTGTGCAAACCTAACTTCATTGTGTCGGATTAGCAGCTAATGTTCAGGCAACACAGGCACaaccacagaagaaaaacagtcCAACCACCCCTAACTGTCTAACTTACAATGATAAATCACAACACTGACAATATAATGACATTAAGAGCTTGTTTAGACGCTCCAAACCAGTTCTACATTCTGTTTATATTTACCAAAGCATCCAGATAATGTCACTACTGTActgtagaaaaatattttactgtcttttttaGTAACTGAGTTAATTTAGATACTGACAGCTGAGTCTGAATGTGATTTTGCTGCCTCATCTAAGTGCAGGTCCAGCTTCAGCAGTATTACTGTTACAGTTCCTGTAAGCTCCTCTGTGCCCATCACTCTGCTGCACTTAGGAGTTAAGTTACAccaaaagcagaaaacacaagGAAACGCAGAAATTAATAAGCAAAATAACACACATCAATTAATAAACACAAAGATGGAGAGGAAAATAtaagaaactacaaaaaaagttaaattcttAAAacgtttagatttttttaagccCATTGAATCATTTCCTTCTTCACATTAAGTTAATTTACTCATAGATGCTCTTAAAGCCGCctataaatgaacaaataagtGATTTAAATCGCAGTACCTCAGTCATGATAGTGAAGGGTGCCATGTGATCCTCTGAAACAGGGGTTGCTGCATCAGTCCGCTGCATATAAAGGCTGCTCATGTCCAATCCCAACACGGCACGTCAGTTCTAGTTGCATCCTTTCGGTTTCCAAAGAAATCAAGTTGCATCTGAACAGAAACGAAACTCAAGACAGATCGACATTCCCGTGGCCCTTTCAGTGAAACGAAACTTTCATAGCGATGACAGGTGATCAATGAAACCTTCACAGGCCACTGCAGTCCCCCATGGTGAATGTTAAActtagtttttctgtctttctagaGTCATACGGGACAGTTGTTCCGCCGCTCGCTAGATGATGCTGCAGCCCCGTTTCTTCTCTGAACCGAGCAGCTTCTGTGCAGGAAAACGCAGACGATGAAACGCAACCCGACAACCTCCCGGTGTTATTTCAGTCTCATATCATGGCGTTACACTGCGCTTTTGTTGCAATAATAGCTTAAATACGTGCGCGGTTTATTAGGAAGGAGGAGCACGGTATGTGAAATCTTTCTTTCTTACTCGTATTCTCAAACAGACTTCGCATTGTTTACGCCGGAGCAGGGCCTACAGTATATTACAGCACAGCAGACAGGCTGCTGGtaagctcttttttttaaaatttccgtGTCGATTGCATGTTTGTCCTGCGTAATACGAGCACATCCAACACGGTCATGACAGATACAATGCGTCGCCATTAACCAGGAAGCAATGGCATAGAAGATAATGTGCCACTCAGCTGTGCTTTATCCGCACAGTAATGTGGCTAATCAACAGGGCATTGTTTTCTATAGTGCATCCTAAAAGCTGCAGAACCTCACAGATatgatgtgtttgtttctctctcAGATGTCCCCCCTCATCTGTCAAACAATGAGGACCCCTCCCCCCCTGCTGTAAGCTGCCATGCTGGACAAAAGCAGTGATGAAGTGCAGCCACAGTCTGGACGCTGCTCGGACTGTGGCTGCATTTTCAGCCTGCCACGGTCAGACTCCCACCCAGAGTCCAGCGACACCCCTAAACAGCAAACAGACAGCCCCTCCAGATGCCCATCGTGCCAGGCGGGCAGCAGCCCCACCAACGGTCGGAGGCCCCACCGCCGAGTCCCCCTCGACCCCCACAGCTGCAGCCTGTGCACCAAGACCTTCATCTCCTCGGCCCATCTCACCCTCCACCTCGCCTCGCACAACAAGGAGAGGAAGTTCAGGTGCAGCACCTGCGGCAAGTACTTCCATCAGTCCTCCCACCTGATGGCACACAAGATAATCCACAGCGGAGACAGGCCCTTCAAATGCCCAGATTGCGGTAAGACCTTCGGCCGAGCCTCCCATCTGAAGACCCACCGCCGGCTCCACACGGGGGAGAAGCCCTTCAAGTGCACCTACTGCGACAAGTCGTTCACCCAGAAGGCCGGGCTCCTGGCACATGTTCGCCTCCACACCGGGGAGAGGCCGTACAAGTGTGAGCGGTGTGGCGAGGGCTTTCGCTCCTTGTCCCTCCTGCTCTCTCACAAGGCTCAGGAGGCGTCTGGACAGACCAAACCAGTGTCCACACCACCGTTCAACCAGCCTCAGAAGACACAAGGCAACACAGAGGATCTCAAGTGTGGTGTCTGCTGTCGCACCTTTGTCCGATCTTCATACATCAGGCTGCACATACGCCTCAACAAAGGACAGAGACCTTATCACTGCAAAGTGTGCAACAAGACCTTTGTGAAGCTGGATACGTTTGTGAACCACTGTGACAAGCACTTAAggcaaaaaaaggagaaaaacaaggagGTTAACGACAAAGTGGTTAAGCCTCCTCTGTTTGTTCCGCTCTCCAGGCCTCCTACTCCTGAGTCCTCGCCCACTGGGCCTTTATCCTCGGAGGTCAACACGCGCTCCAGAGCAAAAGCAAAGAGCAAGACAGAGCCATGACCAAGTGGAGACGATCTGCCGAGACAAAGATGAACTTTACCCAAGAAATGTGTCACAGCAGTTCTGCCACAGCAAATACACCTGTTACTGACAGGTCAAATAAAAACTTAGATGTTTACAAATGATACGAATTAAAAGAAAAGGATAAGAGCAAATTAGTAGTTGAATAACTCCTAAAATACTGTTATTTAATTTACATCAACAACCTAATTGTACAGTTATTTTATTCAGAATAATTTAAttgtgaaaaaatgtctttgtgaGCATtacactgttgtgtttttaatgcataTTTTAGCACAAAAGTCTAATTAACATTTGTAATGTATCAGTGGAATACATTGTTCACTCTAATCT
This DNA window, taken from Amphiprion ocellaris isolate individual 3 ecotype Okinawa chromosome 11, ASM2253959v1, whole genome shotgun sequence, encodes the following:
- the LOC111562395 gene encoding zinc finger protein 239 — protein: MLDKSSDEVQPQSGRCSDCGCIFSLPRSDSHPESSDTPKQQTDSPSRCPSCQAGSSPTNGRRPHRRVPLDPHSCSLCTKTFISSAHLTLHLASHNKERKFRCSTCGKYFHQSSHLMAHKIIHSGDRPFKCPDCGKTFGRASHLKTHRRLHTGEKPFKCTYCDKSFTQKAGLLAHVRLHTGERPYKCERCGEGFRSLSLLLSHKAQEASGQTKPVSTPPFNQPQKTQGNTEDLKCGVCCRTFVRSSYIRLHIRLNKGQRPYHCKVCNKTFVKLDTFVNHCDKHLRQKKEKNKEVNDKVVKPPLFVPLSRPPTPESSPTGPLSSEVNTRSRAKAKSKTEP